In one Solirubrobacterales bacterium genomic region, the following are encoded:
- a CDS encoding SRPBCC domain-containing protein, whose protein sequence is MSVANSQFVEITASPERVWQVITDFAEFPAWNPMTPGMVGELKEGAKLKGKLGLGPATVPFFPTLLTVEPNVELRWKGGVPGAFIADHRFIIEQLDESTTVLRHHEVFTGLFKPVGPFHKLPDRVHASFNSALKRRAESTAGR, encoded by the coding sequence ATGAGCGTCGCCAACAGCCAGTTCGTCGAAATCACGGCCAGCCCCGAGCGCGTCTGGCAGGTCATCACCGACTTCGCCGAGTTCCCGGCCTGGAATCCGATGACACCCGGGATGGTCGGCGAGCTCAAAGAGGGCGCGAAGCTGAAGGGCAAGCTTGGGCTTGGTCCCGCGACCGTGCCGTTCTTCCCGACTCTCCTTACCGTCGAGCCGAATGTGGAACTGCGCTGGAAGGGCGGCGTGCCCGGCGCGTTCATCGCCGACCACCGCTTCATCATCGAGCAGCTTGATGAGTCAACAACAGTGCTGCGCCACCACGAAGTCTTCACCGGCCTGTTCAAACCGGTCGGGCCCTTTCATAAGCTGCCCGACCGGGTTCACGCCAGTTTCAACTCCGCGCTCAAGCGTCGCGCGGAGTCAACGGCCGGGCGCTGA
- a CDS encoding ABC transporter permease, whose amino-acid sequence MINFPYLKAELARRRTKTILISIGLAVPIALTIMIGAYSTGLSNAQDEVLEPLVGLGTDMTVAKTFTPGQRPDGAGPPRIGLDSSSAGESFSRDVYTTGFNGEFSSANVTNVSKLDGVKSVVGGLTVNNIKASGTVPSAGSAQTPGQGDHAEGGTTGRGGGFNIDSRTITGIDPSSDLGPVSSDQLQKGTLLGSGDAKEALLTATYAKTKSLTVGETITLDNTKFKIVGIVSAPLAGSSSDIYVKLDQLQGLADLKNKVNKIYVRATDQGAVATVSKEIKSEVNNATVTTNASLAGQVSGSLVDANKLVQKMGVFLKLILLLAAIIITTILTLNAVNKRTREFGTLKSIGWSNARLIRQVMAESLSTGLIGAAAGVLIGAAGMLIAKAVPMTMKISGQATGGGNGPPGGDENMTGGPPGMASAASNAVSQTITVVPSISVTTILIAAGIGATTALVAGGLGSFKTSKLSPVEALKHVD is encoded by the coding sequence ATGATCAACTTCCCTTACCTCAAGGCCGAGCTCGCGCGACGCCGAACAAAAACGATTCTGATTTCGATCGGGCTTGCTGTGCCGATCGCGCTCACGATCATGATCGGGGCCTACTCGACTGGACTCTCGAATGCACAGGACGAAGTGCTCGAGCCTCTGGTCGGACTCGGCACCGACATGACCGTGGCCAAAACCTTCACGCCGGGTCAGAGACCTGACGGCGCCGGTCCGCCGCGGATCGGCCTCGACAGTTCGTCGGCCGGCGAGTCCTTCTCGCGTGACGTCTATACGACCGGCTTCAATGGCGAATTCTCGAGCGCGAACGTGACCAACGTCTCCAAGCTCGACGGGGTCAAAAGCGTCGTCGGCGGATTGACCGTCAACAACATCAAGGCCTCGGGGACGGTCCCGTCGGCCGGCTCCGCTCAAACTCCAGGACAGGGCGATCATGCCGAAGGCGGCACCACGGGCCGAGGCGGCGGCTTCAACATCGACAGCCGCACGATCACGGGCATCGATCCGTCAAGCGACCTTGGTCCAGTCTCCAGCGACCAGCTCCAGAAGGGCACGCTGCTCGGCAGCGGCGACGCCAAAGAGGCGCTGCTCACAGCCACATACGCCAAGACCAAGTCCCTGACAGTCGGCGAGACGATCACGCTGGATAACACGAAGTTCAAGATCGTCGGGATCGTGTCGGCTCCCCTCGCAGGATCAAGCTCCGACATCTACGTCAAGCTCGACCAGCTCCAAGGCCTCGCGGACCTCAAGAATAAGGTCAACAAGATCTACGTTCGCGCGACCGACCAGGGTGCCGTCGCAACCGTCAGCAAGGAAATCAAGTCGGAGGTCAACAACGCGACCGTCACTACCAATGCCAGCCTCGCCGGCCAGGTCAGCGGCTCACTTGTGGACGCCAACAAGTTGGTCCAGAAGATGGGCGTTTTCCTGAAGCTGATACTTCTGCTCGCGGCGATCATCATCACGACGATTCTCACGCTCAACGCGGTCAACAAGCGCACGCGTGAGTTCGGGACACTCAAGTCGATCGGCTGGAGCAACGCGCGGTTGATCCGTCAAGTCATGGCCGAGTCACTCTCGACTGGGTTGATCGGCGCGGCTGCCGGTGTGCTGATCGGCGCCGCAGGCATGCTGATCGCGAAGGCCGTCCCGATGACCATGAAAATCAGCGGACAGGCCACTGGCGGCGGAAACGGACCGCCCGGTGGTGACGAAAACATGACCGGCGGACCGCCCGGCATGGCCAGCGCAGCGTCAAACGCCGTAAGCCAGACAATCACCGTTGTCCCATCGATCAGCGTCACAACGATCCTGATCGCAGCCGGAATAGGCGCAACGACTGCGCTCGTCGCAGGCGGACTCGGATCCTTCAAGACATCAAAACTCAGCCCAGTGGAGGCGCTCAAGCATGTCGACTGA
- a CDS encoding cytochrome P450: MNTTATVPDLSSIDLSDHALWRKDPPYEVFAQLRAERPMHFSQISQFPEEAGFWSVVRHEDLRTVSMDFETFSSERGGIMLLDDIGVPLDLMRMQPIAMDPPKHDRMKALFQQAFTPRRIAAHTEVIRAITDHAIDGVARRGECDLVKDVGAHVTARVIGSLLGTPESDDVQLVDWSNIILGYEDPDYRPQFDEVTAVVAQAFEYVLPLIADRRENPTDDLTSALAAAEVDGDHLTDAEMVATFGLLMAAGNDSTRAVYGQSMLALMQNPDQRQLLRDEPERIEDAVEECLRCFPAFSYMRRTATKDTVLHGQQIKEGDKLALWYISGNRDESVFEDAEKFDVSRSRVQHQAFGAGGRHFCLGAALARLELKVMLEQTLLRLPDMQLAGEPVRAQSLFLNQHKSIPVRFTPETR, translated from the coding sequence ATGAATACGACTGCCACCGTGCCAGACCTCTCCTCAATCGACCTCAGCGATCACGCCCTCTGGCGCAAAGATCCGCCTTACGAAGTCTTCGCCCAGCTGCGCGCTGAACGCCCGATGCACTTCTCACAGATCTCGCAGTTCCCCGAGGAGGCCGGCTTCTGGTCTGTCGTCCGCCACGAGGACCTACGCACGGTCAGCATGGACTTCGAGACCTTCTCGTCTGAGCGCGGCGGGATCATGCTGCTCGACGACATCGGCGTGCCGCTTGACCTCATGCGCATGCAGCCGATCGCGATGGACCCGCCCAAGCACGACCGCATGAAGGCGCTCTTCCAGCAGGCCTTCACGCCGCGTCGGATAGCTGCGCACACCGAGGTCATTCGCGCGATCACCGACCACGCGATCGACGGAGTCGCCAGGCGTGGCGAGTGCGATCTGGTGAAAGACGTGGGCGCGCACGTCACGGCGCGCGTGATCGGCTCGCTGCTCGGCACGCCCGAGTCGGACGACGTCCAGCTCGTCGACTGGTCGAACATCATCCTCGGCTACGAGGACCCGGACTATCGACCGCAGTTCGACGAAGTCACGGCCGTGGTTGCTCAGGCGTTTGAGTACGTGCTGCCCCTGATCGCCGATCGTCGCGAGAACCCGACAGACGATCTGACCTCGGCGCTCGCGGCCGCGGAAGTAGACGGCGACCACCTGACCGACGCCGAAATGGTCGCCACGTTCGGCCTGCTCATGGCGGCGGGCAATGACAGCACCCGTGCCGTCTACGGCCAGAGCATGCTCGCGCTGATGCAGAATCCCGACCAGCGCCAGCTACTGCGCGACGAGCCGGAGCGGATCGAAGACGCAGTCGAGGAGTGCCTGCGCTGCTTCCCGGCATTCAGCTACATGCGCCGCACGGCAACCAAAGACACGGTGCTCCACGGCCAGCAGATCAAGGAGGGCGACAAGCTCGCGCTCTGGTACATCTCGGGCAACCGCGACGAGAGCGTGTTTGAGGATGCCGAAAAGTTCGACGTCTCCCGCTCGCGCGTTCAGCATCAGGCGTTCGGAGCCGGGGGCAGGCATTTCTGCCTAGGCGCGGCGCTGGCCCGGCTGGAGCTGAAGGTGATGCTCGAGCAGACGCTCCTGCGCCTGCCCGACATGCAGCTGGCCGGCGAGCCGGTGCGCGCCCAGTCGCTGTTTCTCAACCAGCACAAATCGATCCCGGTGCGCTTTACTCCCGAGACCCGATGA
- a CDS encoding TetR/AcrR family transcriptional regulator → MNDLSGGKVDRRLRRAETEQRILDGTIELLDAGASLAGLSVNRIVKASGVSRATFYLHFADKRQLVQRLGETELFAFQRVAAGFLADPIAGRDELAGTFAELVELWRSHAGVLSSLIEMAEYDADSRETWQAVVQAVAASVAPALRERRPELDEPMVLTLSEILAWTGERALHQMVGREATDAQARRAAEGLTEAVWRIVSPASSLAR, encoded by the coding sequence ATGAACGACTTGTCCGGAGGAAAGGTCGACCGTCGCCTGCGCCGCGCCGAAACCGAGCAGCGCATCCTTGACGGGACGATCGAACTGCTCGACGCCGGGGCTTCGCTCGCTGGCCTGAGCGTAAACCGGATCGTCAAGGCGTCCGGGGTCTCGCGCGCGACCTTCTACTTGCACTTCGCCGACAAGCGGCAGCTTGTCCAACGGCTGGGAGAGACCGAGCTGTTCGCGTTCCAGCGTGTCGCCGCCGGATTCCTGGCAGATCCGATAGCCGGCCGCGACGAGCTCGCAGGAACCTTCGCCGAGCTGGTTGAGCTGTGGCGCAGCCACGCCGGCGTGCTCTCGAGCCTGATCGAGATGGCCGAGTACGATGCCGACTCGCGCGAGACCTGGCAGGCGGTCGTTCAGGCGGTTGCCGCCTCGGTCGCGCCCGCGCTCAGAGAACGCCGCCCCGAACTTGATGAGCCGATGGTGCTTACCCTCTCCGAAATCCTCGCCTGGACCGGCGAGCGCGCGCTGCACCAGATGGTGGGTCGCGAAGCGACAGACGCGCAGGCCCGCCGCGCGGCAGAAGGCCTCACCGAGGCCGTCTGGCGGATCGTCTCGCCTGCAAGTTCGCTGGCACGTTGA
- a CDS encoding winged helix-turn-helix transcriptional regulator, with product MAAGNTTEFDLNDPLIDLVAERFRVLGEPMRLRLLNALRAGDASVGELRDALGASQQNVSKHLAILHQSGMVARSKSGNQTRYRISDESVFELCDLVCGGVRERVDMLDSILRSSGAA from the coding sequence ATGGCCGCCGGGAACACAACTGAGTTTGACCTCAACGACCCATTGATCGATCTCGTCGCAGAGCGCTTTCGGGTGCTTGGCGAGCCGATGCGCCTTCGTCTGTTGAACGCGCTCCGAGCGGGTGACGCGTCAGTCGGCGAATTGCGCGACGCGCTCGGCGCGTCCCAACAGAACGTGTCAAAGCACCTTGCGATTCTGCACCAGTCAGGGATGGTCGCCCGCTCGAAATCCGGCAACCAGACCAGATACCGGATCTCCGACGAAAGCGTCTTCGAGCTCTGCGATCTCGTCTGCGGCGGCGTGCGCGAACGGGTCGACATGCTCGATTCGATCCTGCGATCGAGCGGCGCGGCTTAA
- a CDS encoding DoxX family protein gives MSKDPTSAARLGTALLFLGSGIMHFTHEKFYTAIVPKSLPNPKALVQISGVAEITGAVGVLIPGTRKLAGQGLIALLIAVFPANINMALNPDRFKQFPAWALWARLPLQFAAIVLVRRGTQQRSPE, from the coding sequence ATGTCAAAGGACCCCACATCCGCGGCACGCCTCGGCACTGCGCTGCTCTTTCTCGGGTCGGGGATCATGCACTTCACCCACGAGAAGTTCTACACAGCAATTGTCCCCAAGAGCTTGCCCAACCCAAAGGCGCTCGTGCAGATCTCAGGCGTCGCGGAGATCACTGGCGCCGTCGGCGTTTTGATTCCCGGGACTCGCAAGCTTGCTGGCCAAGGTCTGATCGCACTGTTGATCGCCGTCTTCCCGGCGAACATCAACATGGCGCTGAACCCCGATCGCTTCAAGCAGTTCCCGGCCTGGGCGCTGTGGGCGCGGCTGCCTTTGCAGTTCGCGGCGATCGTGCTTGTCCGGCGCGGCACGCAGCAGCGTTCTCCCGAATAG
- a CDS encoding MMPL family transporter — MMHSWQSTQEPYLTIFQRGWGHELLGFTPNGAIIPFLPLFRFVVLFGLSMDYHVFILSRIREARESGFSNDDAVRRRPRTPRWLEWVPRVRREASVRIDRTTPPAAANIGRQTVYLSGMVAT, encoded by the coding sequence ATGATGCACTCATGGCAATCGACCCAAGAGCCGTATTTGACGATTTTCCAGCGCGGTTGGGGCCACGAACTCCTCGGCTTCACGCCCAACGGCGCGATCATCCCGTTCCTACCGCTGTTCCGGTTTGTCGTGCTCTTCGGGCTGTCGATGGACTACCACGTGTTCATCCTCTCGCGTATTCGCGAGGCACGAGAGAGCGGGTTCTCAAATGATGATGCAGTTCGGCGAAGACCCCGAACGCCGCGTTGGCTTGAGTGGGTGCCCAGGGTCCGCCGCGAGGCGTCGGTCCGGATCGACCGCACGACACCGCCCGCCGCGGCGAATATAGGTAGACAGACTGTCTATCTATCTGGTATGGTGGCGACATGA
- a CDS encoding DUF2892 domain-containing protein: protein MSVIQYADSTCKEQAGQTWGGAWPLERLLFLLAGIVLLVATALAALVSPWFLLLTGFVGVNQLLYASVGFCGASLILRQFTSAEPACAKGSSQ, encoded by the coding sequence ATGTCTGTCATTCAATACGCTGATTCAACCTGCAAAGAGCAAGCTGGCCAGACCTGGGGCGGCGCCTGGCCGCTCGAGCGACTGCTGTTCCTGCTCGCCGGAATCGTCCTTCTGGTCGCCACGGCGCTCGCCGCACTCGTTTCGCCGTGGTTCCTGCTGCTCACTGGCTTTGTCGGCGTGAACCAGCTGCTTTACGCGAGCGTCGGCTTCTGTGGCGCCTCACTGATCCTGCGCCAATTCACAAGCGCAGAGCCGGCGTGTGCCAAGGGGTCATCCCAATGA
- a CDS encoding ABC transporter ATP-binding protein, giving the protein MSTETLNQSAVTAPQATGNAYELLAVGRTYATEAGGIDAVKNIDLVIGRGEYVVIEGPSGSGKSTLLQLMGMLDQPTKGRIKCGGSEVSELSESELAEMRLNKVGFIFQQFNLIPTLTAAQNVEIAMFPTALTKSEAKQRAINLLDQVGLADRADHHPSQLSGGEQQRVAIARALANEPEILLADEPTGNLDTATSSEILEVVRGLWAEGLTVIVITHDHSIAEAAPRTFTMRDGEMVTVP; this is encoded by the coding sequence ATGTCGACTGAAACTCTCAACCAATCAGCCGTTACGGCCCCCCAGGCCACCGGCAACGCCTACGAACTGCTGGCGGTAGGTCGCACCTACGCGACCGAGGCCGGCGGGATCGATGCGGTCAAGAACATCGACCTTGTGATCGGGCGCGGTGAGTATGTCGTGATCGAGGGACCGTCGGGTTCCGGAAAGAGCACTCTGCTCCAACTGATGGGCATGCTCGACCAGCCCACGAAGGGCCGCATCAAGTGCGGCGGCTCGGAAGTCTCCGAACTCTCCGAATCGGAGCTCGCCGAAATGCGCCTGAACAAAGTCGGGTTCATCTTCCAGCAGTTCAACCTGATCCCCACGCTGACGGCGGCGCAGAACGTCGAGATCGCGATGTTCCCAACGGCGCTCACCAAGAGCGAAGCAAAGCAGCGGGCAATCAACCTGCTCGACCAGGTTGGGCTGGCCGACCGCGCCGACCACCACCCAAGTCAGCTTTCAGGTGGTGAGCAACAGCGCGTGGCAATCGCCCGCGCCCTCGCCAATGAACCCGAGATCCTGCTCGCAGACGAGCCGACCGGCAATCTCGACACCGCGACCAGTAGCGAGATCCTCGAGGTCGTTCGGGGACTCTGGGCGGAGGGCTTGACCGTAATAGTGATCACGCACGATCACTCGATCGCCGAAGCGGCGCCGCGCACGTTCACCATGCGCGACGGGGAGATGGTGACCGTGCCGTGA
- a CDS encoding MMPL family transporter has translation MTSVETSPQFGSIGRFGAYMSDHFRAVLVVWVLLIVVLGFFAPRVEDALSGAGWEASGSESVAARDVVDRDFGGFGGYGLMVVVASDTLNASAPQFEQTVASVTEQLNADPAVTTVAAPRTGVTISKDGKTAVVQAGAARDSNEMVRAADRLKEGIAATGSGDVNAYLTGAPGMWSDFNVANRDAMMKSELISWPVTLLILLFAFGSLVAAGLPLMLTIISLVAAAGSLYLVTKVSPVSIWAMNFALMFALALGIDYALFMVHRYRAALFGAGMTPRDATAATMDTAGKAVLFSGATVLISLSAVMLVPSPAFRSMSLGIMLAVLFILAATMTLLPAVLARLGSKVDKLALPWGQSGEHRSPTFAAWAERLWRHPWAFGGAAVAILVALALPVLNLNTAMPSIKVVPEGDQSRVGYEKVSNALGPGAAGTMQVVVPNSGAAQSSVVLKSDQGIAAVAPAGTSGGYTMYNAVPTADPSSPTIGPTIDRLRAELPTGALIGGVVAENHDLESALADKTWLVIGVVLALGFLLLLVALRAPLLAAAGVLTNLLAAGAAFGVAKLIFQDGALSGVLGFDPQGFLDAWGPVFFFAMMFAISMDYTVFLLSSAKEHWDRSHDPKEAMVGGVAHSGRVIFAAGAVMVAVFFTFAISGPLPPKEMGVILGIAVLLDTMLIRLLLMPVLLRVMGKWAWYLPRWAGAVLPDVRFGHGQ, from the coding sequence ATGACCTCAGTCGAAACCTCACCCCAGTTCGGGTCGATCGGGCGCTTTGGCGCCTATATGTCCGACCACTTCCGTGCGGTTCTGGTCGTATGGGTCCTGCTGATCGTCGTCCTTGGGTTCTTCGCACCGCGGGTCGAGGACGCGCTTTCGGGTGCTGGTTGGGAGGCGTCTGGTTCTGAATCGGTCGCCGCCCGCGACGTTGTGGACCGCGACTTCGGCGGGTTCGGCGGTTACGGCCTGATGGTCGTGGTTGCCTCCGACACGCTGAACGCTTCCGCTCCGCAGTTCGAGCAGACGGTCGCCTCGGTGACTGAACAACTCAACGCGGATCCTGCGGTGACGACCGTCGCCGCCCCGCGCACGGGCGTGACGATCTCCAAGGACGGAAAGACTGCCGTTGTTCAGGCGGGCGCCGCTCGAGACAGCAATGAAATGGTTCGCGCGGCCGACCGGCTGAAAGAGGGGATCGCCGCGACTGGATCGGGCGACGTGAACGCCTACCTCACTGGCGCGCCCGGTATGTGGTCCGACTTCAACGTCGCCAATCGCGACGCAATGATGAAATCCGAGCTGATCTCCTGGCCGGTCACGCTGCTGATCCTGTTGTTTGCCTTCGGCTCGCTTGTCGCGGCCGGGTTGCCGCTGATGTTGACGATCATTTCGCTCGTCGCCGCGGCGGGATCGCTGTATCTGGTCACCAAGGTGTCGCCGGTGTCGATCTGGGCGATGAACTTTGCGCTGATGTTCGCGCTGGCGCTCGGTATCGACTACGCGCTGTTCATGGTGCACCGCTACCGCGCCGCGCTGTTCGGCGCGGGAATGACGCCACGAGACGCGACCGCCGCGACGATGGACACGGCAGGAAAGGCGGTGCTGTTCTCGGGCGCGACGGTGCTCATCTCGTTGTCTGCCGTGATGCTCGTTCCGAGCCCGGCCTTCCGTTCGATGAGTCTCGGAATCATGCTTGCCGTGTTGTTCATCCTCGCCGCAACGATGACGTTGCTGCCAGCCGTACTCGCGCGGCTCGGATCGAAGGTGGACAAGCTCGCACTGCCCTGGGGCCAGAGCGGCGAGCACCGCTCGCCGACGTTTGCGGCCTGGGCTGAGCGGCTCTGGCGTCATCCGTGGGCGTTCGGTGGAGCGGCAGTTGCGATCCTCGTGGCGTTGGCGCTGCCGGTACTGAACCTGAATACGGCAATGCCGTCCATCAAGGTCGTGCCCGAAGGCGACCAGTCGCGCGTCGGTTACGAGAAGGTCTCAAATGCGCTCGGTCCAGGCGCGGCAGGGACGATGCAGGTGGTCGTGCCGAACTCGGGCGCAGCTCAGAGTTCTGTGGTCCTCAAGTCCGACCAGGGGATCGCGGCGGTTGCACCTGCAGGAACCAGTGGTGGCTACACGATGTACAACGCGGTGCCGACCGCCGACCCGTCGTCACCGACGATCGGTCCGACAATCGATCGCCTGCGAGCTGAGCTGCCCACGGGCGCTTTGATCGGCGGCGTGGTTGCGGAAAACCACGACCTCGAGTCGGCACTCGCCGACAAGACGTGGCTGGTGATCGGCGTGGTACTGGCGCTCGGATTCCTACTGCTGTTGGTTGCGTTACGCGCTCCGCTTCTGGCGGCAGCTGGCGTGCTGACAAACCTCCTCGCCGCCGGCGCCGCGTTCGGCGTCGCCAAGCTGATCTTCCAGGACGGCGCGTTGAGCGGAGTGCTGGGCTTTGATCCGCAGGGATTCCTTGACGCCTGGGGCCCGGTGTTCTTCTTCGCGATGATGTTCGCGATCTCGATGGACTACACGGTGTTTCTGCTTTCGAGCGCCAAGGAACACTGGGACCGCAGCCACGACCCCAAGGAAGCGATGGTCGGAGGCGTCGCCCACTCGGGCCGCGTGATCTTCGCCGCGGGCGCCGTGATGGTCGCGGTGTTCTTCACCTTCGCGATCTCCGGCCCCCTCCCACCGAAAGAGATGGGCGTGATTCTCGGTATCGCGGTGCTGCTTGACACGATGCTGATCAGGCTGCTGCTTATGCCGGTGTTACTGCGGGTGATGGGCAAATGGGCCTGGTATCTGCCGCGTTGGGCCGGCGCCGTGCTGCCGGACGTGCGTTTCGGCCACGGCCAGTAA
- a CDS encoding zinc metallopeptidase → MNNLTLWLVLAGVPLIFGLLAQLSVKRTFAKYSEIPTANGMSGADAAAAVLRYSGLPGLTINPIDGQLTDHYDPRNKTLNLSADVGQARSVAAIGVAAHEAGHAIQDAKGYWPMTVRQTLVPAANFGGSLWFLPVFAGFILQSTGLVTIGLVLFAAVVLFQLVTLPVEFDASHRALVALEENNLLAGGEIDGARAVLRAASLTYIAGFVAALGQLIYFFIASRG, encoded by the coding sequence ATGAACAACTTGACCCTATGGCTCGTGCTCGCAGGCGTTCCCCTGATCTTCGGGCTGCTCGCCCAGCTGAGCGTGAAGCGCACCTTCGCGAAGTACAGCGAGATCCCCACAGCCAATGGCATGAGCGGCGCCGACGCGGCCGCCGCAGTGCTGCGTTACTCGGGTCTCCCCGGTCTCACGATCAACCCGATCGACGGTCAACTCACCGACCACTACGACCCGCGCAACAAGACCCTCAATCTATCGGCCGATGTCGGCCAGGCTCGCAGCGTCGCCGCGATCGGCGTAGCCGCCCACGAGGCTGGCCACGCGATCCAGGACGCCAAGGGTTACTGGCCGATGACCGTCCGCCAAACACTCGTGCCTGCTGCCAACTTCGGCGGCTCGCTCTGGTTCCTGCCGGTCTTCGCTGGGTTCATCCTGCAGTCAACCGGGCTGGTCACGATCGGGCTGGTGCTGTTTGCCGCGGTGGTGCTCTTCCAGCTGGTCACCCTGCCGGTCGAGTTCGACGCGTCACACCGCGCGCTCGTGGCGCTCGAAGAGAACAACCTCCTTGCAGGTGGCGAGATCGATGGAGCCCGCGCCGTCCTGCGCGCCGCTTCGCTGACCTACATCGCCGGCTTCGTCGCCGCGCTCGGTCAGCTGATCTACTTCTTCATCGCCAGCCGCGGCTAG